Proteins from a genomic interval of Verrucomicrobium sp.:
- a CDS encoding 3-hydroxyacyl-CoA dehydrogenase NAD-binding domain-containing protein, whose translation MIQKVLVVGGGTMGKEIALQCARHGCEVAIFDASPAVRAGIGSGLAGLAATLPPGLLTEADLPAVLARIRAVETLAEGAAEADLAVECVPENPELKRKVFRQLSEACSDRAILATNTSSLVPSMFAESCRWPERLAAFHFHLPVATSNIVDVMPHPGTSPETMAELEAFARRIGQIPIRYDRESHAYIFNSIFGAMQRQAIDLVLGEVATVEDVDRAWMGIFRMPLGPFGMFDNIGLDTIAEISAYWAETLNDDAGRRRVAFLKKMTAEGKLGTKAGRGFYEYPDPAYARPGFLSADSP comes from the coding sequence ATGATTCAAAAAGTCCTGGTTGTCGGCGGAGGAACGATGGGGAAGGAGATCGCCCTTCAATGCGCCCGGCATGGATGCGAGGTGGCCATTTTCGATGCCTCTCCGGCGGTAAGGGCCGGGATCGGGTCCGGTTTGGCCGGTCTGGCCGCCACGCTTCCTCCGGGACTTTTGACGGAGGCCGATCTCCCGGCAGTGCTGGCGCGGATCCGGGCCGTGGAAACCCTGGCCGAAGGAGCCGCCGAGGCCGATCTGGCGGTGGAATGCGTGCCGGAAAATCCGGAGCTGAAGCGGAAGGTGTTCCGGCAGCTTTCGGAAGCGTGTTCCGACCGGGCCATCCTGGCGACGAACACTTCTTCCCTGGTCCCGTCGATGTTCGCGGAAAGCTGCCGGTGGCCGGAGCGGCTGGCCGCCTTCCATTTTCACCTGCCGGTGGCGACCTCCAACATCGTCGACGTCATGCCCCACCCGGGCACGTCGCCGGAGACGATGGCGGAGCTGGAGGCCTTCGCGCGCCGGATCGGGCAGATCCCCATCCGCTATGATCGGGAGTCCCACGCCTATATCTTCAATTCGATCTTCGGCGCCATGCAGCGGCAGGCGATCGACCTGGTGCTGGGGGAGGTGGCGACGGTGGAGGACGTCGACCGGGCGTGGATGGGGATTTTCCGCATGCCGCTGGGCCCGTTCGGGATGTTCGACAACATCGGCCTGGATACGATCGCGGAGATTTCCGCCTATTGGGCGGAGACGCTAAATGACGACGCCGGGCGGCGGCGCGTCGCCTTTCTCAAGAAGATGACGGCGGAAGGGAAGCTGGGAACCAAGGCGGGCCGGGGATTTTACGAGTATCCCGATCCGGCCTACGCGCGGCCCGGCTTTTTGAGCGCCGATTCCCCCTAG
- a CDS encoding ankyrin repeat domain-containing protein has product MKADPAEFFPDPGLLACWKIAARGHGEALRELAQRDFDIDRPGLEGVTLLHFAVAAGDLAAFSALLEAGADPLRQVEEGESVLGYAAAVADPRFLAEALRRGIHPDGANAALETPLHLAARLGRREHAALLLRHGASPDVQDEEGATPLLRAREEGHEAVAALLLEQGADPALPDYAGRRPADFAASLSARV; this is encoded by the coding sequence ATGAAGGCCGATCCCGCCGAGTTTTTTCCCGACCCCGGCCTTTTGGCCTGCTGGAAGATCGCCGCGCGCGGCCACGGCGAGGCGCTGCGGGAATTGGCGCAAAGGGACTTCGACATCGACCGGCCCGGCCTGGAAGGGGTCACGCTCCTCCACTTCGCCGTGGCGGCGGGGGACTTGGCCGCTTTTTCCGCCCTCCTGGAGGCGGGCGCCGATCCTCTGCGGCAGGTGGAAGAGGGGGAGAGCGTCCTGGGCTACGCCGCCGCGGTCGCCGATCCCCGGTTCCTGGCCGAGGCGCTTCGCCGGGGCATCCATCCGGACGGGGCCAACGCCGCGCTGGAAACGCCCCTGCATCTGGCCGCCCGGCTGGGGCGGCGGGAACACGCGGCCCTCCTCCTGCGGCACGGCGCCTCCCCGGACGTTCAGGACGAGGAGGGGGCCACTCCCCTTCTCCGCGCCCGGGAGGAAGGCCACGAGGCCGTGGCCGCCCTGCTCCTGGAACAGGGGGCCGATCCGGCCCTGCCCGATTACGCGGGCCGCCGTCCCGCCGATTTCGCCGCCTCGCTTTCCGCACGGGTCTAA
- a CDS encoding glycerophosphodiester phosphodiesterase family protein — MIIHRQTSPEVLDGERLAALHPLIDICEYIRWFDDPSLIADWKPEREPAAAFAAAEAQGLKAHLFKGATEANKDRWVLAFEPTKSVEQWKSNLRQAFGQYTPDYQAAQDLALLVKQEAEKAGKQLVLTGNSRGGGEAMFAAAKARVPAVAFNPASLGPKTQEQLSLEDVAWADQNVILPIMKHELLDKLNRAAARFADQAWVGTIHTVPQPEGLDRYMMPQGLSRTLRVALEGHTSHSLLQVVRDKLYRLDPHFFTHVPKEVPVPAHPVIAHRGSSNEHPENTLPAFRAAFAEGADGIEMDIHMSADGKLIVHHDATTNRQTGAAHRISQTPWETLRKLDAGKFKGERFAGTPIPLLEEVLAELPAGKKAYIEIKGNAKIVPPLLKLLRESGRDPKQFTIISFSLPVLAQAHKQGPEFETLWIPGERPALARKGFGPFYVNAQGGLLSRGQIISRAKAAGVTGIDIDASQITARQVDHRLIREAQAEGLKVAAWTVDSKVGTPLEREAAAAKIRRLNSLGAEVTTNAPGLAWDAIRPKPSEIRQRHGIILEHAELRRPANLREAGRLVRQLSRIALYV, encoded by the coding sequence ATGATCATCCACCGCCAAACCTCCCCGGAGGTCCTCGACGGCGAGCGCCTGGCCGCCCTCCATCCCCTCATCGACATTTGCGAATACATCCGCTGGTTTGACGATCCCTCCCTCATCGCGGACTGGAAGCCGGAACGGGAACCCGCCGCCGCCTTCGCCGCAGCGGAGGCCCAGGGGCTAAAAGCCCATCTCTTCAAGGGAGCCACGGAAGCGAACAAAGACCGCTGGGTCCTGGCCTTCGAGCCGACGAAGAGCGTGGAGCAGTGGAAGTCGAACCTGCGCCAGGCCTTCGGGCAATACACGCCGGACTACCAGGCCGCCCAGGATCTGGCCCTCCTGGTGAAGCAGGAGGCGGAAAAGGCGGGCAAGCAGCTGGTCCTCACCGGCAACTCGCGCGGAGGCGGGGAGGCCATGTTCGCCGCCGCCAAGGCACGCGTGCCCGCCGTGGCTTTCAACCCCGCCTCCCTGGGGCCTAAGACGCAGGAGCAACTGAGCCTGGAGGACGTCGCCTGGGCGGATCAAAACGTCATCCTCCCGATCATGAAGCACGAGCTGCTCGACAAGCTCAACCGCGCCGCGGCCCGCTTCGCCGACCAGGCGTGGGTCGGCACCATCCACACCGTGCCGCAGCCGGAAGGCCTGGACCGCTACATGATGCCGCAGGGCCTGAGCCGCACCCTGCGCGTGGCGCTGGAGGGGCACACCAGCCACTCCCTGCTCCAGGTCGTCCGGGACAAGCTCTACCGCCTGGACCCCCATTTCTTCACCCACGTGCCTAAGGAAGTCCCCGTTCCCGCCCACCCGGTCATCGCCCACCGGGGCTCCTCCAACGAGCATCCGGAAAACACCCTGCCCGCCTTCCGCGCCGCCTTCGCCGAGGGGGCCGACGGCATCGAGATGGATATCCACATGAGCGCGGACGGCAAGCTCATCGTCCATCACGACGCGACGACCAACCGCCAGACCGGCGCGGCCCACCGCATCTCCCAAACGCCGTGGGAGACTTTGCGCAAGCTCGACGCCGGAAAATTCAAGGGAGAGCGCTTCGCCGGCACGCCCATCCCCCTGCTGGAGGAAGTCCTGGCCGAGCTGCCCGCGGGCAAGAAGGCCTACATCGAGATCAAGGGCAACGCCAAGATCGTCCCGCCGCTGCTCAAACTGCTGCGCGAGTCCGGGCGCGACCCGAAGCAGTTCACGATCATCAGCTTTTCCCTGCCCGTCCTGGCCCAGGCGCACAAGCAGGGACCGGAATTCGAGACTCTCTGGATCCCAGGCGAGCGGCCCGCCCTGGCCCGCAAGGGCTTCGGCCCCTTCTACGTCAACGCGCAGGGCGGCCTCCTGAGCCGCGGGCAGATCATCTCCCGCGCGAAGGCGGCGGGCGTGACGGGCATCGACATCGACGCCTCCCAGATCACCGCCCGGCAGGTCGACCACCGGCTGATCCGCGAGGCTCAGGCCGAGGGGCTGAAAGTCGCCGCCTGGACCGTCGACTCCAAAGTCGGCACGCCGCTGGAGCGGGAGGCCGCCGCGGCCAAGATCCGCCGCCTGAACAGCCTGGGCGCGGAGGTGACGACGAACGCCCCCGGCCTGGCCTGGGATGCGATCCGCCCGAAGCCGAGCGAGATCCGCCAGCGCCACGGCATCATCCTGGAACACGCCGAGCTGCGCCGCCCCGCCAACCTGCGGGAAGCCGGACGCCTGGTCCGCCAGCTCAGCCGCATCGCCCTTTACGTATGA
- the gnd gene encoding decarboxylating NADP(+)-dependent phosphogluconate dehydrogenase: protein MNPTADIGLIGLAVMGQNLVLNMNDHGYTVAVFNRTVKKVDEFLANEAKGTKVVGAHSIEDFVKLLKRPRRVMLMVKAGAAVDEFIEHLLPYLEKGDIIIDGGNSHYPDSVRRTKYLAEKGLHFIGTGVSGGEEGARFGPSIMPGGAKEAWPAVKEIFQAISAKADGEPCCDWVGEDGAGHYVKMVHNGIEYGDMQLISEAYHIMRETLGMTADELAKTFTDWNKTELDSYLIEITSQIFAYKDTDGKPLVDKILDAAGQKGTGKWTVVSSLDTGTPVTLIAEAVFARALSAIKDDRVAASKVLSGPKDKFAGDKAAFVEDIRKALYASKIVSYAQGYMLLRAAAKENNWHLNYGGIALMWRGGCIIRSRFLGNIKTAFEKNPELSSLLLDGFFQAEMEKCQASWRKVVSQAALLGVPSPTFSTALAFYDGYRSANLPANLLQAQRDFFGAHTYERLDKPRGEFFHTNWTGKGGTTSSTSYNA from the coding sequence ATGAATCCCACCGCTGACATCGGCCTGATCGGCCTGGCCGTCATGGGCCAAAACCTCGTCCTGAACATGAACGACCACGGCTACACCGTCGCCGTCTTCAACCGCACGGTGAAGAAGGTCGACGAGTTCCTGGCCAACGAGGCGAAGGGGACCAAGGTCGTCGGCGCCCACTCCATCGAGGACTTCGTGAAACTGCTCAAGCGCCCCCGGCGCGTCATGCTCATGGTGAAGGCCGGCGCGGCGGTCGACGAGTTCATCGAGCACCTCCTTCCCTACCTGGAGAAGGGGGACATCATCATCGACGGCGGCAACTCCCACTACCCCGATTCCGTCCGCCGGACGAAGTATCTGGCCGAAAAGGGCCTCCACTTCATCGGCACGGGCGTTTCCGGCGGCGAGGAAGGCGCGCGTTTCGGCCCCTCCATCATGCCCGGCGGCGCCAAGGAAGCCTGGCCCGCGGTGAAGGAGATCTTCCAAGCCATCAGCGCCAAGGCCGACGGCGAGCCCTGCTGCGACTGGGTGGGCGAGGACGGCGCGGGCCACTACGTTAAGATGGTCCACAACGGCATCGAATACGGCGACATGCAGCTGATCTCCGAGGCCTACCACATCATGCGCGAGACCCTGGGCATGACCGCGGACGAGCTGGCCAAGACCTTCACCGACTGGAACAAGACGGAGCTGGACTCCTACCTGATCGAAATCACCAGCCAGATCTTCGCCTACAAGGACACGGACGGAAAGCCGCTGGTCGACAAGATCCTCGACGCCGCCGGCCAGAAGGGCACGGGCAAGTGGACCGTCGTCTCCTCCCTCGACACCGGCACCCCGGTGACCCTCATCGCGGAGGCCGTCTTCGCCCGCGCCCTCTCCGCCATCAAGGACGACCGCGTGGCCGCCTCCAAGGTCCTCAGCGGGCCCAAGGACAAGTTCGCCGGCGACAAGGCCGCCTTCGTCGAGGACATCCGCAAGGCCCTCTACGCCTCCAAGATCGTCTCCTACGCCCAGGGCTACATGCTCCTGCGCGCGGCGGCCAAGGAGAACAACTGGCACCTGAACTACGGCGGCATCGCCCTCATGTGGCGCGGCGGCTGCATCATCCGCAGCCGCTTCCTGGGCAACATCAAGACCGCGTTCGAGAAAAACCCGGAGCTTTCCAGCCTCCTCTTGGACGGCTTCTTCCAGGCGGAGATGGAGAAGTGCCAGGCCTCCTGGCGCAAGGTCGTCTCCCAGGCCGCCCTCCTGGGCGTCCCCTCCCCGACGTTCTCCACCGCCCTGGCCTTCTACGACGGCTACCGCTCCGCCAACCTGCCGGCCAACCTCCTGCAGGCCCAGCGCGACTTCTTCGGCGCCCACACCTACGAGCGCCTGGACAAGCCCCGTGGCGAATTCTTCCACACCAACTGGACCGGCAAGGGGGGCACCACCTCCTCCACCAGCTACAACGCGTGA
- the zwf gene encoding glucose-6-phosphate dehydrogenase has translation MSIDFPTPGKGTFMNQSPKVPATATVIFGATGDLTHRKIVPAFYHLQKNGQLPEGFTIIGFARRPKTDEEFRKDLKEALDKFSQTKPVDEEAWAKLAPHIYYQQGDLPNPDDYKKLAERIKGLPEAAQYGENCLFYLATAPNFFGVVADNLAKAGLNPQPGAKHLRRLIVEKPFGTDLESAQKLNTELQRSFPEKSIYRIDHYLGKETVQNLLYFRFGNSIYEPLWNRRYIDHVQITVAETVTVEGRGGYYEEAGASRDMVQNHMMQLLSLLAMEPPASLDAESIRDEKVKVLRTISTPTQEYVRRNSVRAQYGGGQLNGRQIPPYRQEERVAPDSMTETYVALKLELDSWRWAGVPFYLRTGKGLGHQYSEINIVFNRPPGVLFANTSSRIHRNRLRIRIQPNEGIHLHFNTKTPNQATLQTVGMDFHYRKDGAHYFPEAYERLICDALLGESTLFTRSDEVEQAWRVIDAVRGAWAAEDDSSLPLYSPGSMGPVEADELMRHDGRGWAPPLEA, from the coding sequence GTGAGCATCGACTTCCCCACCCCCGGCAAGGGCACCTTCATGAACCAATCCCCCAAGGTTCCCGCCACGGCCACCGTCATCTTCGGCGCCACGGGCGACCTGACGCACCGGAAGATCGTCCCCGCCTTCTACCACCTGCAGAAGAACGGGCAGCTGCCGGAAGGCTTCACCATCATCGGCTTCGCCCGCCGCCCGAAGACGGACGAGGAGTTCCGCAAGGACCTCAAGGAAGCCCTCGACAAGTTCTCCCAGACCAAGCCCGTCGACGAGGAAGCCTGGGCCAAGCTGGCCCCCCACATCTACTACCAGCAGGGGGACCTCCCCAACCCGGACGACTACAAGAAACTGGCCGAGCGGATCAAAGGCCTCCCGGAAGCCGCCCAATACGGCGAGAACTGCCTCTTCTACCTGGCCACCGCGCCGAACTTCTTCGGCGTCGTCGCCGACAATCTGGCCAAGGCCGGCCTCAACCCCCAGCCCGGCGCCAAGCACCTGCGCCGCCTCATCGTCGAAAAGCCCTTCGGCACCGACCTGGAGAGCGCCCAGAAGCTCAACACGGAGCTGCAGCGGTCCTTCCCGGAAAAGTCGATCTACCGCATCGACCACTACCTGGGGAAGGAAACCGTCCAGAACCTGCTCTACTTCCGCTTCGGCAACTCCATCTACGAGCCGCTCTGGAACCGCCGCTACATCGACCACGTCCAAATCACCGTGGCGGAGACCGTCACCGTGGAGGGCCGCGGCGGCTACTACGAGGAGGCCGGCGCCTCCCGCGACATGGTGCAAAACCACATGATGCAGCTCCTCTCCCTCCTGGCGATGGAGCCGCCCGCCTCCCTTGACGCCGAGTCGATCCGCGACGAGAAGGTGAAGGTCCTGCGCACCATCTCCACCCCCACCCAGGAATACGTCCGCCGCAATTCCGTCCGCGCCCAATACGGCGGCGGGCAGCTGAACGGCCGCCAGATCCCGCCCTACCGGCAGGAAGAGCGCGTCGCCCCGGACTCCATGACGGAAACCTACGTCGCCCTCAAGCTGGAGCTGGACAGCTGGCGCTGGGCGGGCGTCCCCTTCTACCTGCGCACCGGCAAGGGACTGGGCCACCAATACAGCGAGATCAACATCGTCTTCAACCGGCCCCCGGGCGTCCTCTTCGCCAACACGTCGAGCCGCATCCACCGGAACCGCCTGCGCATCCGCATCCAGCCGAACGAGGGCATCCACCTCCACTTCAACACCAAGACCCCCAACCAGGCCACCCTGCAGACCGTGGGCATGGACTTCCACTACCGGAAGGACGGCGCCCACTACTTCCCGGAAGCCTACGAGCGCCTCATCTGCGACGCGCTGCTGGGAGAGTCGACCCTCTTCACCCGCAGCGACGAGGTGGAGCAGGCCTGGCGCGTCATCGACGCCGTCCGCGGCGCATGGGCGGCGGAGGACGACTCCTCCCTGCCCCTCTACTCCCCCGGCTCCATGGGCCCCGTGGAGGCCGACGAGCTGATGCGCCACGACGGGCGCGGCTGGGCTCCCCCCTTGGAAGCGTAA
- a CDS encoding alkaline phosphatase family protein — MVLLLLLDAFRANYLPRSSYLRQLAREGGLGTLREPFGFVPRAAYLGGLTPGEYGYTNMFRCDPENSPFLMAHGLKDVDGLRREQFLRERIVDNAKGLLPSFAASYVSTLQIPIPWLPYFDLAERHAPDDKRKGYRSLYDLLREQGEKWYELIWPLSFAYPEHGDEALTERALREIGPEHRLAFVHLTELDGMGHAYGPESIEIQRGICRTDALARRLVEHCRKIDPQCEVILFADHGMLTVNRTIDLWARLRELPFRFGHDYVYFLDSSMARFWFHRTEAREAVERVLRSQPHGHIVEDEAEIERFAIRGCDPRNGELIFLLDPSVAVHPNFFQRDGAPPAGMHGYDPAEPDNEGVFICHGPGTPAGSAFGPVDATQIYPLLLDRLGLSPGDHTSVSLPMPQPDAASPFTKSRLPGADEMVRRDLKTICAAILQETPDVDGILLGGSFGRGEGGVALVDGRLRAVNDYDIFVATRQPRSGLELGKRLAREIGIDYVDVHYAPLRAEDFHPTQSRFDQRYGTQVLHGPASLLDDLPPMGAADIPLEEGHLIVFNRMAGFLTVPFEAAAAGVFPQDGRYLQNQVNKLLMALGDAWLLKWKAYDVSYEVRSRRFFYMGRAASLPEELLEAVRDAYLWKLEPVYLPVREAWAEGGKAPRLALRSMALLLEGSTARLLPEAMNGLGFLHPQPERDKGDRERLAAGAPGPLWQAYLAQTPEGDARRAFYFTSLRLFLAFAAGADQTGPLGEPADALWQAAFSEEEPFWPSWNRLRAETIAAWETMGH; from the coding sequence ATGGTTCTGCTCCTGCTCCTCGACGCCTTTCGCGCCAACTACCTGCCCCGCTCCAGCTATCTGCGGCAACTCGCCCGTGAAGGGGGCCTCGGCACCCTGCGGGAGCCGTTTGGCTTCGTGCCCCGCGCCGCCTATCTGGGCGGCCTCACCCCGGGCGAATACGGCTACACGAACATGTTCCGCTGCGACCCGGAGAACAGCCCGTTCCTCATGGCGCATGGACTGAAGGACGTCGACGGACTGCGGCGGGAGCAGTTTCTGCGCGAGCGGATCGTGGACAACGCCAAGGGGCTCCTCCCGTCCTTCGCCGCCAGCTACGTCTCCACGTTGCAGATTCCGATACCCTGGCTGCCCTACTTCGATCTGGCCGAGCGGCACGCCCCGGACGACAAGCGCAAGGGCTACCGCTCTCTCTACGACCTGCTGCGGGAGCAAGGGGAGAAGTGGTATGAGCTAATCTGGCCCCTGAGCTTTGCCTATCCCGAGCACGGCGACGAGGCCTTGACGGAGCGCGCCCTGCGGGAGATCGGGCCGGAGCACCGGCTGGCCTTCGTCCACCTCACGGAATTGGACGGCATGGGCCACGCCTACGGGCCGGAGTCGATCGAGATCCAGCGCGGCATCTGCCGCACGGACGCCCTGGCCCGCCGCCTGGTGGAGCACTGCCGAAAGATCGACCCGCAGTGCGAGGTGATCCTCTTTGCCGACCATGGCATGCTCACCGTCAACCGCACCATCGACCTCTGGGCGCGGCTCAGGGAGCTGCCCTTCCGCTTCGGGCACGATTACGTCTACTTCCTCGACTCCAGCATGGCCCGCTTCTGGTTCCACCGGACGGAGGCGCGGGAGGCCGTCGAGCGGGTGCTCCGTTCCCAGCCCCATGGCCACATCGTGGAGGACGAGGCGGAGATCGAGCGCTTCGCCATCCGCGGGTGCGATCCGCGCAACGGCGAGCTGATCTTCCTCCTGGACCCCAGCGTGGCCGTCCATCCCAACTTCTTCCAGCGCGACGGCGCGCCCCCGGCGGGCATGCACGGCTACGATCCGGCCGAGCCGGACAACGAGGGCGTCTTCATCTGCCACGGCCCCGGGACTCCGGCGGGCTCCGCCTTCGGCCCCGTCGACGCCACGCAGATCTACCCCCTCCTGCTGGACCGCCTGGGCCTTTCTCCGGGAGACCACACCTCCGTGTCCCTCCCCATGCCGCAGCCGGACGCGGCCTCCCCCTTCACCAAGTCCCGCCTCCCCGGCGCGGACGAGATGGTGCGGCGGGACCTGAAGACGATTTGCGCCGCCATCCTGCAGGAAACCCCCGACGTCGATGGCATCCTCCTGGGCGGCTCCTTCGGACGGGGGGAAGGGGGCGTCGCCCTCGTTGACGGACGCCTCCGCGCCGTCAACGACTACGACATCTTCGTCGCCACCCGGCAGCCCCGCTCCGGCCTGGAACTGGGGAAGCGCCTGGCGCGGGAAATCGGCATCGACTACGTCGACGTCCACTACGCCCCGCTGCGCGCGGAGGATTTCCACCCCACCCAATCCCGCTTCGACCAGCGCTACGGCACCCAGGTTCTCCACGGCCCGGCCTCTCTCCTCGACGACCTGCCGCCGATGGGCGCGGCCGACATCCCGCTGGAGGAGGGCCACCTCATCGTCTTCAACCGCATGGCGGGCTTCCTCACCGTCCCCTTCGAGGCGGCTGCGGCGGGCGTTTTCCCGCAGGACGGGCGCTACCTCCAGAACCAGGTGAACAAGCTCCTCATGGCTCTGGGCGATGCGTGGCTCCTGAAATGGAAGGCCTATGACGTCTCCTACGAGGTCCGCTCCCGCCGTTTCTTCTACATGGGCCGTGCCGCCTCCCTGCCGGAGGAACTCCTGGAAGCCGTGCGGGACGCCTATCTTTGGAAACTGGAGCCCGTCTACCTGCCCGTGCGGGAGGCGTGGGCGGAAGGCGGAAAAGCCCCCCGCTTGGCGCTCCGCTCCATGGCCCTGTTGCTTGAGGGAAGCACGGCCCGGCTCCTGCCGGAGGCGATGAACGGCCTAGGCTTCCTCCATCCGCAGCCGGAGCGCGACAAGGGGGACCGGGAGCGGCTTGCCGCCGGAGCGCCGGGGCCTCTCTGGCAGGCCTACTTGGCGCAGACCCCGGAGGGCGACGCCCGCCGGGCCTTTTACTTCACCAGCCTGCGGCTCTTTCTGGCCTTTGCCGCGGGCGCCGATCAAACGGGCCCCTTGGGCGAGCCCGCCGACGCGCTCTGGCAGGCGGCCTTTTCAGAAGAAGAGCCCTTCTGGCCATCCTGGAACCGCCTGCGGGCCGAAACCATCGCCGCCTGGGAAACCATGGGCCACTAG
- a CDS encoding zinc ribbon domain-containing protein YjdM: protein MEKPAACPQCEMPDILEFPDRWECVTCGHEWPRASAPQEGRVVKDAHGTPLADGDTVALVKDLKLKGSSQVIKGGTKAKGIRLVDGDHEISCKIDGMAIGLKACFVKKA, encoded by the coding sequence ATGGAAAAACCCGCCGCCTGCCCTCAATGCGAGATGCCCGACATCCTCGAATTCCCCGATCGGTGGGAGTGCGTCACCTGCGGGCATGAGTGGCCGCGCGCGTCCGCGCCGCAGGAAGGCCGCGTGGTGAAGGACGCGCACGGCACGCCCCTGGCCGACGGCGACACGGTGGCTCTCGTCAAGGACCTGAAGCTGAAAGGCTCTTCCCAAGTCATCAAGGGCGGCACGAAGGCGAAGGGCATCCGCCTGGTCGACGGGGACCATGAGATTTCCTGCAAGATCGACGGCATGGCCATCGGCTTGAAGGCGTGCTTCGTCAAAAAGGCGTAG
- a CDS encoding glycosyltransferase produces MPLVSVIIANYNHAPYLDRAIRSLLDQTWPHMEVIVVDDNSTDATPEILRKYEGEPRVRVLCQENQGLARTRNNGIAIARGEYIGFLDADDYFAPEKIEKQVLVLQNNPEYDWVYCDMQQVHPDGSFFDDYSIGKARPIVRGDILPSLLIGGYFPPHVALVRRSLLEEVGVFTPDLDGHADYDLWMRAAARGKQVYYLDERLAYYTRQPGSMSTDWDHMSETRLAALTRLAEQFPGPLARSLETLFRHVVGLTGAANSLSEALRSAEEEKREENPPPPPPPERSPEEEENARLYREEVVRRRRITRSLVWKIATPFFKLERAIWARRRQKKR; encoded by the coding sequence ATGCCACTCGTTAGCGTCATCATCGCCAATTACAACCACGCGCCCTACCTTGACCGCGCCATCCGCAGCCTCCTGGATCAGACTTGGCCGCACATGGAAGTCATCGTCGTCGACGACAACTCGACCGACGCGACGCCGGAAATATTGAGGAAATACGAGGGGGAGCCGCGCGTCCGCGTCCTGTGCCAGGAAAACCAAGGCCTGGCCCGCACCCGGAACAACGGCATCGCCATCGCCCGGGGGGAATACATCGGCTTTCTCGACGCCGACGACTATTTTGCACCGGAGAAGATCGAGAAGCAGGTCCTCGTCCTGCAAAACAATCCCGAATACGACTGGGTTTACTGCGACATGCAGCAGGTCCATCCGGATGGCAGCTTCTTCGACGACTACTCCATCGGAAAAGCCCGGCCCATCGTGCGGGGAGACATTCTGCCCTCCCTCCTGATCGGCGGCTACTTCCCGCCTCACGTCGCGCTGGTCCGCCGCAGCCTGCTGGAGGAGGTGGGCGTCTTTACCCCCGACCTGGATGGCCATGCCGATTACGACCTGTGGATGCGCGCCGCCGCCCGCGGCAAGCAGGTCTATTACCTCGACGAGCGGCTGGCCTATTACACGCGCCAGCCCGGCAGCATGAGCACGGATTGGGACCACATGTCGGAGACGCGCCTGGCGGCCCTCACACGATTGGCGGAGCAGTTTCCCGGGCCGCTGGCCCGGTCGTTGGAAACGCTCTTCCGCCATGTCGTGGGTCTGACGGGCGCGGCAAACAGTCTTTCCGAGGCTCTGCGCAGTGCCGAGGAGGAGAAGCGGGAAGAGAATCCTCCTCCTCCGCCTCCTCCTGAGCGGAGTCCCGAAGAGGAGGAGAACGCCCGGCTTTACCGCGAGGAAGTCGTCCGCCGCCGCCGGATTACCCGCTCTTTGGTCTGGAAGATCGCCACGCCGTTTTTCAAGCTGGAGCGGGCGATTTGGGCTCGCCGTCGGCAGAAGAAGCGGTAA